A region from the Chitinophaga sp. Cy-1792 genome encodes:
- a CDS encoding DUF4397 domain-containing protein — protein MKYVYLFTVASLIIFSACKKSDYLDIKATDRPPLSAQVSFVNARTSNTGIQFWTFTQQITTSLLYPGQASPYLATTYGNVQINVTEGTGSSYTVSRQFGNSATYSASGGPNGPIATYYHTVFAAPSTNDITKDSLILFYDDLSDPPASQAKLRFVHLATQTGDLQVSLYDGTTPKSLSAKVSYGSAANGDINGSAYSLGPFTNVNAGTISIVVSPANNLKSLVIKNNNLTNIKLEAGKIYTVFLHRVAGEETVAADWIVEK, from the coding sequence ATGAAATACGTTTATCTATTTACGGTTGCCTCGCTGATAATTTTTTCTGCCTGCAAGAAATCGGATTACCTGGACATCAAAGCCACAGACCGGCCACCACTGAGCGCACAGGTAAGTTTTGTAAATGCACGCACCAGCAATACAGGTATTCAATTCTGGACATTCACACAGCAAATTACTACCAGTTTGCTCTATCCCGGCCAGGCGAGTCCTTACCTCGCAACCACCTACGGCAATGTGCAGATCAATGTTACAGAAGGCACCGGCAGCAGCTATACGGTATCCCGGCAGTTTGGAAATAGTGCCACGTATTCCGCCAGTGGCGGCCCTAACGGCCCTATAGCCACCTATTACCATACTGTATTTGCGGCGCCTTCTACCAACGATATCACAAAAGATTCCCTGATATTATTCTATGATGATCTCAGTGATCCTCCTGCCAGCCAGGCAAAGCTTCGCTTCGTTCATCTGGCTACACAAACCGGCGACCTGCAGGTAAGTCTCTACGATGGTACTACCCCAAAATCGCTGAGCGCCAAAGTAAGCTATGGCAGTGCTGCCAATGGAGATATCAATGGCAGTGCCTATTCGCTGGGGCCATTCACTAACGTAAACGCAGGTACGATTTCTATTGTCGTAAGTCCTGCCAACAATCTGAAATCATTGGTTATAAAAAATAATAATTTGACGAATATCAAGCTGGAAGCGGGGAAGATATATACAGTATTCCTGCATAGGGTTGCAGGAGAAGAGACGGTTGCAGCAGACTGGATTGTAGAAAAATAA
- a CDS encoding cytochrome-c peroxidase, whose translation MNHRKMIFILMGILCLYCMVAGFRTHTAGPPTKASLGEKLFFEKQLSKDSTLACASCHIPQFGFADTLTFSRGLNGTPTRRNTPGITNLSGRPSYFWDGRAATLEDQALQPIINPVEMGLPIVEAVQRLNNNPGYQQLFKQVFDDTVSSKNLLQAIAAYERTLETANSPYDRYINGDDNALTPSAIRGRLLFIGKANCNNCHSGEDFTADRFKNIGLFNGKQLNDAGRFEITHDSSQLGFFKVPSLRNVAVTAPYMHNGMFHTLKEVLHYYNNPDSVLPGGIHRDLSLSKPLQLSESELNDLEAFLIALTDDRFIIHRKP comes from the coding sequence ATGAACCACAGAAAAATGATCTTCATTTTAATGGGGATACTATGCCTTTACTGCATGGTGGCAGGCTTTCGCACCCATACCGCAGGCCCGCCCACCAAGGCTTCCCTGGGAGAAAAGCTTTTTTTCGAGAAACAATTATCGAAAGACAGCACCCTTGCCTGCGCCTCCTGCCATATACCCCAGTTCGGCTTCGCCGATACCCTGACTTTCAGCCGCGGACTAAATGGCACGCCTACACGCAGGAATACACCTGGTATCACCAACCTCTCCGGACGCCCCAGCTATTTCTGGGACGGCCGCGCCGCTACCCTGGAAGACCAGGCATTGCAGCCCATCATCAATCCCGTAGAAATGGGGCTCCCCATCGTTGAAGCAGTACAGCGCCTCAACAACAACCCCGGCTACCAGCAACTATTCAAACAGGTTTTTGACGATACCGTCAGCAGCAAAAATCTGCTGCAAGCCATAGCTGCCTATGAACGAACACTCGAAACGGCCAATAGTCCATACGACCGCTATATCAACGGAGACGACAACGCACTGACACCATCGGCTATACGTGGCAGATTGCTGTTCATCGGCAAAGCCAACTGTAACAACTGTCACTCCGGGGAAGACTTCACCGCAGACCGTTTCAAGAACATAGGCCTGTTCAACGGCAAACAACTCAATGATGCCGGCCGCTTCGAAATAACGCACGACAGCTCACAGCTGGGCTTCTTTAAAGTTCCCAGTCTGCGCAATGTGGCCGTCACCGCTCCGTATATGCATAACGGTATGTTCCATACGCTGAAAGAGGTATTGCATTACTACAACAACCCCGACTCCGTGCTGCCCGGCGGTATACACCGCGATCTTTCCCTCAGCAAGCCATTGCAACTAAGCGAATCAGAACTCAACGATCTGGAAGCTTTTCTGATCGCACTAACGGACGATCGCTTTATCATCCACCGCAAACCATGA
- a CDS encoding TonB-dependent siderophore receptor: MKKIILPAITPLLLMQAAAAQDQRPRPDTTRQLNEVQIVGSRNASRTRLNSPVPVDIIDIKAIQEQAPQTSITQLLQYISPSFHSVNGSNAGDAGSSLNLAQLKGLGADQLLVLVNGKRRHKSANINWGGLANGATGYDLNAIPTAAIERIEILRDGAAAQYGSDAIAGVINIVLKKQTDNGVISSTASTRRRGDGTTTRTSVNYGVKLGQQGGYLNATVEYATQAIALQPGRDDAGLYNGPIYGGGANTRGYDNIYTKEIDDAILKSRGIDRHFFDQRGGGANKAKDALLFFNAAVPVNDNVEVYTFGGISHRNSQFTAVYRLPGWTERNNTTLYPDGFLPAMDNGITDKSIAIGIKGRIKGWKLDISNVYGRNDFSNNISNSLNASMGVKSPTSFDAGKYNAGQNTAGIEVTRYFEKPLHGINVAFGAQYRTETYQIIAGEEASYTKADLRTIYRIDTSAAGIPYVADAGLLALNGLSPGSQIHAGFRPSNEVNVSRAIVAGYIDLEANITEQWLLSAALRAENFSDFGNVTTGKIATRYSFAPWLSIRGAANSGFRAPDLAQFYYTETSTSFQQGRAIDQVTASNKSAATRALGIPSLTPEKSTGYSAGITSQPVNNAEISIDGYLIDIKNRVGNTGNFSATDANLPAEVRALLLATGTTQAKFFYNAFSTRTQGLEITASYRFPLQRGTLQLLGGANFSKNEVTSVNTPKGLEAYRYVIFSQSEQARVTTNIPQQKITLQGSLSINRFNFLLRGVYFGAVTTATAQNASFPKPDYYLQELRPILVADVAIGYRFNKVLQATIGVNNVFNELGDYTAAATSGLRNPTIVGMQNGSAGIQPFVRVLAKL, from the coding sequence ATGAAAAAAATTATACTGCCCGCTATTACCCCATTACTACTGATGCAGGCTGCTGCCGCACAGGATCAACGGCCCCGGCCGGACACTACCCGGCAACTGAACGAAGTGCAGATTGTTGGCTCCCGTAATGCCAGCCGCACCCGGCTTAACTCGCCAGTACCGGTAGATATCATCGATATTAAAGCCATCCAGGAACAGGCACCGCAAACCAGCATTACGCAGCTGCTGCAGTATATCTCTCCTTCTTTTCACTCTGTCAACGGCAGTAATGCCGGTGATGCCGGTTCCTCCCTGAACCTCGCCCAGCTGAAAGGCCTTGGCGCCGATCAGCTGCTGGTTCTGGTCAACGGCAAACGCCGGCATAAAAGCGCCAATATCAACTGGGGCGGACTCGCAAATGGCGCCACCGGTTACGACCTCAACGCCATCCCAACAGCCGCCATCGAAAGGATAGAGATACTGCGCGACGGCGCCGCTGCGCAATACGGCTCCGATGCCATCGCCGGGGTGATTAATATCGTACTGAAAAAACAAACCGATAACGGTGTGATCAGCAGCACTGCCAGCACCCGACGCCGCGGCGATGGTACCACCACCCGCACCAGCGTCAACTATGGGGTAAAGCTGGGTCAACAGGGCGGATACCTCAATGCTACCGTGGAATATGCCACCCAGGCCATCGCATTGCAGCCCGGCCGCGACGACGCCGGACTCTATAATGGCCCTATCTACGGCGGCGGCGCCAATACCCGTGGCTACGATAATATCTATACGAAAGAAATCGATGATGCTATTCTGAAAAGCAGAGGCATAGACCGCCACTTCTTTGACCAGCGAGGCGGCGGCGCCAACAAGGCTAAAGACGCGTTGCTGTTTTTTAATGCCGCCGTACCAGTGAATGATAACGTAGAGGTATATACGTTTGGTGGCATCAGTCACCGCAACTCGCAATTCACTGCCGTGTACCGTCTTCCCGGGTGGACGGAACGCAACAACACCACCCTCTATCCCGATGGCTTCCTGCCTGCCATGGACAATGGCATTACTGATAAATCCATTGCCATCGGCATTAAAGGAAGGATCAAGGGCTGGAAACTGGATATCTCCAATGTTTATGGCAGAAATGATTTCAGCAATAATATCAGCAATTCGCTCAACGCCAGCATGGGCGTGAAAAGCCCGACTTCTTTCGACGCCGGTAAATACAATGCCGGACAGAATACCGCCGGCATAGAGGTGACACGGTATTTCGAAAAGCCCTTACATGGCATCAACGTAGCCTTTGGCGCCCAATACAGAACGGAGACCTACCAGATCATCGCCGGCGAAGAAGCCTCCTATACAAAGGCAGACCTCCGTACCATTTACCGCATCGACACCAGCGCCGCCGGCATTCCCTATGTAGCCGATGCCGGACTGCTTGCACTGAACGGACTCAGCCCGGGATCACAGATACATGCCGGCTTCCGGCCTTCCAATGAAGTGAATGTAAGCAGGGCCATTGTAGCGGGTTATATAGACCTGGAGGCTAATATCACAGAACAGTGGCTGCTCTCTGCAGCATTGCGTGCAGAAAACTTCTCTGACTTCGGTAACGTAACTACCGGCAAGATTGCCACCCGCTATAGCTTTGCGCCCTGGCTGAGCATTCGTGGCGCCGCCAATAGCGGTTTCCGTGCACCCGACCTGGCACAGTTCTATTACACAGAAACCAGTACCAGCTTTCAGCAGGGCCGCGCCATAGACCAAGTCACCGCCTCCAACAAGAGTGCTGCTACCAGAGCACTGGGTATCCCCTCGCTGACGCCGGAGAAGTCTACAGGCTACAGCGCCGGCATCACGAGTCAGCCGGTGAACAACGCAGAAATCTCTATAGACGGCTATCTCATCGATATAAAAAACCGGGTAGGCAACACCGGCAACTTCTCCGCCACCGATGCCAACCTCCCGGCGGAAGTACGCGCATTGCTACTGGCCACGGGCACCACACAGGCGAAGTTTTTTTACAACGCCTTCAGTACCCGTACCCAGGGCCTGGAAATAACTGCCAGCTATAGGTTTCCGCTGCAACGTGGCACTTTACAGCTCCTGGGAGGCGCCAACTTTTCTAAAAATGAAGTGACGTCGGTGAATACACCGAAAGGTTTGGAAGCCTACCGGTATGTGATTTTCAGCCAATCAGAACAGGCCCGTGTAACTACCAATATCCCACAGCAGAAAATTACGTTGCAGGGCAGTCTGAGCATCAACCGGTTCAATTTCCTGCTGCGTGGTGTCTACTTTGGCGCTGTGACCACTGCCACTGCACAAAATGCCAGTTTCCCAAAGCCAGATTATTACCTGCAGGAGTTAAGGCCTATCCTGGTGGCAGATGTAGCCATCGGATACCGGTTCAATAAGGTATTGCAGGCCACTATCGGTGTAAATAATGTATTTAATGAATTGGGAGATTATACAGCGGCTGCTACTTCGGGACTGAGAAACCCTACTATCGTGGGGATGCAGAACGGCAGCGCCGGCATACAGCCCTTTGTACGGGTACTGGCAAAACTCTGA
- a CDS encoding YceI family protein: MQKLATLVFFSGTFLLLSLTAGATTKDGNKKAAAATTAPAKARATTFQVDAKQSKLNWVGKKVAGEHSGTINISNGALTLENNQLSGGNFSLDTRSIAVTDIKDADSNAKLLGHLKSDDFFSVEKFPKADFVITSLKPKGNGTYDVTGNLTIKGITNPVSFPATVTVSGKQLTAKASITVDRTKYSIKYGSKSFFEGIGDKAIYDNFDLNVELVASAK; encoded by the coding sequence ATGCAGAAATTAGCAACTTTAGTATTTTTCAGCGGAACATTCCTGCTGCTGTCATTAACGGCAGGCGCTACAACAAAAGACGGCAATAAAAAAGCAGCTGCTGCTACCACAGCGCCCGCAAAGGCCAGGGCTACCACTTTCCAGGTAGATGCAAAACAGAGTAAACTGAACTGGGTAGGAAAAAAGGTTGCCGGAGAACACAGCGGCACCATTAATATTTCCAATGGTGCGCTCACACTGGAAAACAACCAGCTGTCCGGCGGCAACTTCTCACTCGATACCCGCAGCATTGCTGTAACGGATATCAAAGATGCTGACAGTAATGCCAAACTGCTGGGGCACCTGAAAAGTGACGACTTCTTTTCTGTGGAGAAATTCCCGAAAGCCGACTTCGTGATCACCAGCCTGAAACCTAAGGGCAACGGCACTTATGATGTTACCGGCAATCTCACCATTAAAGGTATCACCAACCCTGTCAGTTTTCCTGCTACCGTTACCGTTAGTGGTAAACAGCTCACTGCAAAGGCCAGCATCACCGTAGACCGTACCAAATACAGTATAAAGTATGGCTCTAAAAGCTTCTTTGAAGGCATCGGCGACAAAGCGATCTATGATAACTTTGACCTGAACGTAGAACTGGTAGCCAGCGCTAAATAA